Part of the Bacillota bacterium genome, GACATCGTCGTGCTCATGAGAGTTACCCGGCATCGCGCCAACCTCCTCCTCGAGGTGTTCAGACAGGCGGGCGTGCCCGCGTACGCGGAGCTTGGCACCGGGTATTTCGAGGCGACTGAGGTAGAGGTCATGCTTTCGCTGCTTAGGGTGATAGACAACCCGATGCAGGACATCCCGCTGGCCGCTGTGTTGAGGTCTCCGATAGGCGGGTTTACCGCTGACGACCTCGCGCGCATCCGGATGTGTAGGCGCGACGAAGACTTCTATTCCGCGCTCAAGGCCGCGAGCGAGCACGGGACCGTCCAACCCGCTGAAGACGGTGCGAGCCCAGCCGTCTGTCCCGAAGACCTTGTGGAGAGGATCCGCAGGTTCCTTGGAGACCTGGAGCGCTGGCGGACCTTGGCCAGAAGAGTGCCCTTGTCGACTCTCATCTGGACCCTGTATCGAGAGACCAGGTACCTTGACTTCGTGGGCGGTATGCCCGGGGGGGCGCAGCGTCAGGCGAACCTCAGAGCACTTCACGAGCGGGCAAGGCAGTTCGACAAGTTCTCGCGGCAAGGGTTGTTCAGATTCCTGAGGTTCGTGGAGAGGCTTCGGGATGCGGAAGGCGATCTAGGCACCGCGCGGGCGCTTGGTGAAGCGGAGGATGTGGTCAGGATCATGAGCGTCCACAAGAGCAAGGGTCTGGAATTCCCGGTGGTGTTCGTGGCCGACCTAGGCAAGGAGCTCAATTTGAGGGACACCGTGGGCGACGTGCTTCTTCACGCCGACGCGGGGCTGGGGCCCGTTTTCTACGATGCGGACCGCAGGATGAAGTACCCGACCCTCGCTCACCATGCCACCAGAGAGCGGGTGAGGCTGGACGCGCTTGCGGAGGAGATGCGCATCTTGTACGTAGCGATGACGCGCGCGAAAGAGAGGCTCATACTGGTGGGATCCGCACAGGACCTGACGAAACAGGCCTCTCGCTGGTGTGAAGGGGTCCAAGAGGTGGGTTGGCTGCTGTCAGACGACGCGGTCCTTTCCGCCAGGGGTTTTCTGGACTGGATAGCGTCGGCCGTGGCGCGGCACGGTGACGGCGCACCCATTCGAGACTTGGCCGAAGTGAGCGTAGAGCCGCACGGAGACGTCCGCGACGACCCGGCGAGGTTTAGTGTGAGGATATGGCACAGGAGTGACCTGTCCTGCGCCGTCGGGATACCCAGAGAGCTGGGAGCGGTGAGAGGCGCCGACATCCTGCGAGAGGTGGCCGCGGCGAGACCGCTTGGGAGGACCATCATGCCTGAGTTCAGACGGGTGGTGCAGGAACACCTCTGCTGGGAGTATCCGTACGCTCGGCTCGCGGAGCGCGCGGCCAAGGCGACCTGGGCCGAGGTGAAACGAAGGTTCGAAGCGGGTCGCGACGACGCCGGCCACAGCCTCGAAAGCGCTGGCGGGGCGCGTCCGACGGCGGCGGCGGTGCCGGCGGCGCTCTTGGAACAGCCCCGTTTCATGCAGGCGTTCAGAGTGACGCCAACAGAGCGCGGGCAGGCGATGCACCTCGTGCTTCAGCACGTTGACCTTGGCGGCGCTCTGGACGCGCAAGCGATAGGGGCCCGTGTAAACGAGATGGTTGAGTGCGATCTCCTCACCACTGACCTGGCGGCGACGATCGATACCAAGGCCATCGAGCGGTTCTTTGCAAGCCCGCTCGGCAGGCGTGTCGTTGATGCCAGGGATCGCGTGCAGCGAGAGATCCCGTTTTACCTGGGCATCGATGCGAAAGAGGTGTACCCCGAAACCGCCCCGGTCGGTGACGCGGCGGAGCGCGTGGTGGTTCAGGGAATCATCGACTGTCTCATTGATGAAGGGGACGGCTTCGTTCTCATCGACTTCAAGACGGGCTCCCAGGGCTGGAAGGACCCGGATGAAGCTGCCAGGGCGTACGCAGGCCAGATCCGGGTGTACGCTGCCGCGGTGGAAGCCGTGCACCGGCGTCCTGTGAAAGAGGCTTACATTTACTTCCTAGACGCGGGAAGCGCTGTTCGGGTGGAGCCTCACATGGGGAAGGCGAATCCGGAAGAACAGCGCCGCGCCTGAAGGTACGCCGACGATACGACGCGGGCTCCCGAGGCGGAAGGATCCGCCCCGGGGATTTACCCGTGCCAAGAGCGTTCGATAGCGAGGACCTCTCCATCACTCCCCAGTCAAGGCACGACGACCGGCCGTCTTCTGATGACGTTGCCAAACTTGTCGATCACCGTCTCGACTTTGACTGTGAAGTCCCCCAGCACTTTCAGCTTGTCTATGGACGAGAGGTTCATGAACTGGTGGAGCGTCGTTTCGAGCTGGCTGTAGAGATCGCTGAGTTCTTCCTCTCGCGCGTTGATGCGCTGGATCTTCTTCTGGAGTTCCTCCCTCATCCGTTGGATCTCACGTTCCTTCCGGGCCAGCTCTTCGAGGAGTTGCTGTTCGCGGTCGAGTTGTCTGTTGATGTCTATGAGCCGGTCCACGAAGCCCTTTAGGTCCAGCATCCCCGAAAGCCGCTTCTCGATCCGCTCCACCCTGCCGGGGAGGGTCAAGAGCTCTTCCATGGGGTCGCGCGCCGCACGGGGCCAGCTTTCCTCGATTTGCTGACCTTGAGCCTGGCCGGCCGTCACCGTCTCTTCGGCGCGCTGCGTCACCTCTGTGACTGTGCCGCTCGGCGTCTCTGAGACCCTCCGCTTGATAACCGTGTAGAACCTGTGACGTAGGGTGAGGTAGGGTACTCCGAAGAGGTCGG contains:
- a CDS encoding UvrD-helicase domain-containing protein — translated: MTAAAEAVESLVEKSTVWTAEQWEAIIARGRNLLVSAAAGSGKTSVLVQRIVELVTDGERPVDIDRLLVVTFTESAASEMRERITAALDDLLVRDSGCDAARLARQLALVKKADISTVHSFCHKVVRQHFYRLDIDPTFRVMDEVEAALMRLEVADELFEEGYANKASGRFIDLVDAYGGARGDEALRDLVIRVYDRSRGQPRPDWWFDRITKAFVIEPGACVDALPWTAVVLKSVLRDLERARRLLSRALELAGSPGGPSAYGAALQGDLCACSRILEAARQGGFEGLYEAFTGFAFEKTPRVRAGSCDGALKARVKALRDEAKKLIVAARDTYFSRPPEDLVADLRRTAPLMEELVRIVREFSRRYAEAKRARGLADFSDLEHLCLQALGAWDEAKGRFEPSDIARELAERYEEVLVDEYQDINPVQDAIISLVSRGDNTFMVGDVKQSIYGFRLAEPCLFAEKYRAYSSSTSDCGRRIDLSKNFRSRKAIVDAVNFVFRQVFSEDLAGISYDRSAELSYGADFPDDGGAVDAPVELHIIDTKGGFAHGTDAAEDSNSEETGVRRSPQAPLPVESAAGGEGVAPEENAGEDTDTGEADEPETPWNERGSERRGEGEPTLEEAENLELEGRLIANRISRMVRGAPDAPGPEFRVWDRRAKAYRPVSYRDIVVLMRVTRHRANLLLEVFRQAGVPAYAELGTGYFEATEVEVMLSLLRVIDNPMQDIPLAAVLRSPIGGFTADDLARIRMCRRDEDFYSALKAASEHGTVQPAEDGASPAVCPEDLVERIRRFLGDLERWRTLARRVPLSTLIWTLYRETRYLDFVGGMPGGAQRQANLRALHERARQFDKFSRQGLFRFLRFVERLRDAEGDLGTARALGEAEDVVRIMSVHKSKGLEFPVVFVADLGKELNLRDTVGDVLLHADAGLGPVFYDADRRMKYPTLAHHATRERVRLDALAEEMRILYVAMTRAKERLILVGSAQDLTKQASRWCEGVQEVGWLLSDDAVLSARGFLDWIASAVARHGDGAPIRDLAEVSVEPHGDVRDDPARFSVRIWHRSDLSCAVGIPRELGAVRGADILREVAAARPLGRTIMPEFRRVVQEHLCWEYPYARLAERAAKATWAEVKRRFEAGRDDAGHSLESAGGARPTAAAVPAALLEQPRFMQAFRVTPTERGQAMHLVLQHVDLGGALDAQAIGARVNEMVECDLLTTDLAATIDTKAIERFFASPLGRRVVDARDRVQREIPFYLGIDAKEVYPETAPVGDAAERVVVQGIIDCLIDEGDGFVLIDFKTGSQGWKDPDEAARAYAGQIRVYAAAVEAVHRRPVKEAYIYFLDAGSAVRVEPHMGKANPEEQRRA